The DNA segment CTGTGTGTGAAAATATGCAAAAAGTCAATACCTCTTTAAAAAAATGGCAGTACAAAAATGTACTGAACACGGGCGTTAAATTCTTTTTTTGGTGTTTTAACAGTTTAAATATATGGACTTTAGAAAACTACTTTGGAGAATAAAAAAAAATGTGTTTTTTAAAAAATAATTACTAAAAAATACTATCTTAAGTGAGAGACTCTTCACGAATTGGAATATGAATGCTATAGGCTTTTGCTATAGGGTGAGTATTTTTAGGAAAGAGTTGTTTTTTTTAGAGGGAAAGCTTTCTGTAAATTACGTAAAGATCGTTTGGATAATGTTGTGTAGTTAAATATTACGGAAAGTTGTCCTACTTTTGGAGAGTGTTACGGTATGAATGCGAAAGGTAAAATGTCAGTTCCTGAGGGGTTGAATGAGGAATTTTATCAGATAACTGCTGATATTCTTCAAAGTTTTAACAAGTTCAGACCACCTTTGGATATTTTTCTTTTTAAAGAGGATATCGGCCGTATAGCTTCGTACTATAAAGTCGGAGAGAGACTCAGCAAAGAGCGCATCGAAGAGCTTTCCGGCTTGGTTCAGGAGGGATTGATATTTGTATCCCGCGCTGATCATGCTGTTTATGTAAAGCATATAGCTTATCAGCTTGATTTGGTTCTTATTGATCGTAATCTTAAAGAAAGCGAAATAGCAGATATTTTTATTGAAGCGTTAACAATGCGTATGACGGAATTTTTTGATCAGCCGATTGCGGCTGTTTTAGAAAAACTGTGGTCCGATTTGATGGTGCTCACAGAGTATCTCTGGGATGATGTACATAGAATCAAAGCTTTGGCAAAACGTCTCCACAAGGAACACTCTCTGGCTAAACACAGTGTTAACAGCGGAGTTCTCGGGCTTGCAATATTCATCAGAATAAA comes from the Maridesulfovibrio ferrireducens genome and includes:
- a CDS encoding HD-GYP domain-containing protein, with translation MNAKGKMSVPEGLNEEFYQITADILQSFNKFRPPLDIFLFKEDIGRIASYYKVGERLSKERIEELSGLVQEGLIFVSRADHAVYVKHIAYQLDLVLIDRNLKESEIADIFIEALTMRMTEFFDQPIAAVLEKLWSDLMVLTEYLWDDVHRIKALAKRLHKEHSLAKHSVNSGVLGLAIFIRIKADSFVKKEITRNHFNRLTAGMFLHDLGMTKIPAFIREKPKPLTTDERNKIDKHPLIGYEMLSKLDLKYKEIEACVIEHHERLNGKGYPQKKSGKDITQLGRICAAVDSYCSMITIRPYTEAIEPVKAASMISQDAKYDPEVTKYIQAWALTVKK